One window of the Xiphias gladius isolate SHS-SW01 ecotype Sanya breed wild chromosome 11, ASM1685928v1, whole genome shotgun sequence genome contains the following:
- the LOC120796652 gene encoding zinc finger protein OZF-like — MSSWVQQLVSVVMEEFTVTAKTEICQRLRPGNSQTQEELLAVVRRLCEALLQELRRLLEEKREENQDLKGKQEDGKDSNILTVLRTQALPPAAGLPRLRPPGGPHRRARAESGDRLTCPGTDRKFSCAECGKEFSKHSYLSAHQRVHLKDKPFKCPTCEKGFTTRRSVHVHQLTVHRGLKPFTCGVCGKAFSQQSGLRAHLRTHTGERPHACEQCGNSFSSRSSLSVHRRVHTGEKAFSCDTCGKRFSVSANLCRHRLVHSGRRAFSCDVCGRSFTQAGHLKVHRAVHSGEWAFICNTCGKGFRQRSALLLHERSHAGIKPYSCGECGKHFSSSTSLKRHQLAHGGQKAHTCDACGKSFTSARVLKTHLQLHGGSKPFPCDVCGRGYSSLSYLKTHRRSHSEGKPFGCAQCEKTFSTQASANLHQRTHSGEKPFVCEVCGKNFSVSQENLQHSGGSSEAESGRSALKNGHI; from the exons atgtcGTCCTGGGTTCAGCAGCTGGTCTCCGTCGTCATGGAGGAATTCACGGTGACCGCGAAGACTGAAATCTGTCAGAGACTGAGACCTGGAAACTCTCAGACTCAG GAGGAGCTGCTGGCCGTGGTGAGGAGGCTCTGCGAGGCTCTGCTGCAGGAGCTGAGGAGGCTGCTGGAGGAGAAGCGGGAGGAGAACCAGGATCTCAAAGGAAAGCAGGAGGACGGTAAAGACTCTAACATTCTCACT GTCCTGCGGACGCAAGCGCTTCCGCCTGCCGCGGGGCTCCCGCGGCTTCGCCCGCCTGGCGGGCCACACCGGCGGGCGCGCGCTGAGAGCGGCGACCGACTGACCTGTCCGGGGACAGACAGGAAGTTCAGCTGTGCAGAGTGCGGGAAGGAGTTCTCTAAACACAGTTACCTGTCCGCTCACCAGAGAGTCCACCTGAAGGACAAACCGTTTAAATGTCCCACCTGCGAGAAAGGATTCACCACGCGCCGCAGCGTCCACGTCCACCAGCTGACCGTCCACAGAGGGCTGAAGCCGTTCACCTGCGGCGTCTGCGGGAAGGCCTTCAGCCAGCAGAGCGGCCTCAGGGCTCACCTGAGGACGCACACGGGTGAGCGGCCGCACGCCTGCGAGCAGTGTGGGAACAGTTTCTCCAGCAGGAGCAGCCTGTCGGTCCACCGCCGCGTCCACACCGGCGAGAAGGCCTTTAGCTGCGACACCTGCGGGAAGAGATTCAGCGTGTCGGCCAACCTGTGCCGCCACCGCCTCGTCCACTCGGGCCGCCGGGCCTTCAGCTGCGACGTGTGCGGCCGCAGCTTCACTCAGGCCGGACACCTGAAGGTGCACCGCGCCGTGCACAGCGGAGAGTGGGCGTTCATATGCAACACCTGCGGGAAGGGCTTCCGGCAGCGCAGCGCGCTGCTGCTGCACGAGAGGAGCCACGCCGGCATCAAACCCTACAGCTGCGGCGAGTGCGGAAAACACTTCTCCTCGTCTACCTCGCTCAAACGCCACCAGCTGGCACACGGCGGGCAGAAAGCCCACACCTGCGACGCGTGCGGGAAGAGTTTCACCAGCGCCCGGGTCCTAAAGACGCACCTGCAGCTGCACGGCGGCAGCAAACCCTTCCCCTGCGACGTGTGCGGCCGCGGCTACAGCTCGCTGAGCTACCTGAAGACGCACCGACGCAGCCACTCGGAGGGGAAGCCGTTCGGCTGCGCTCAGTGTGAGAAAACCTTCTCCACGCAGGCCAGCGCCAACCTGCACCAGCGCACACACAGCGGAGAGAAGCCGTTCGTCTGCGAGGTCTGCGGGAAGAACTTCAGCGTGTCGCAAGAAAACCTGCAGCACAGCGGAGGGAGCTCTGAAGCAGAATCCGGGAGGAGCGCTTTGAAAAACGGTCACATTTGA